In Parasegetibacter sp. NRK P23, the genomic stretch CCTGAATGGGCATTTCAATCCGGAAGGTGGTGCCCGTGGAAGCATCGCTTTGTTTCACGAAGATGCGCCCGTTGTGGAACTGTTCTACAATGCGTTTGGTTAAACTCAAGCCCAGTCCCCAGCCTCTTTTTTTTGTGGTGAACCCCGGGGCAAATACTTTTTGCCAGTGCTGGCGCGGAATGCCTTTGCCGCTGTCTCTCACCTCTATAATAATATTTCTCCCCTCAGGCAGTAAGGTTACCGTAATATTTCCTTTTCCATCCATGGCGTCAAGCGCGTTCTTCAACAAATTCTCCATCACCCAATCAAAAAGGGGAGGGGATACTTCGGCGTTCAGCAGGGTATGCTCCGGTGCGCTCACCTCGAACTGCACCTTTCCCGTGGCGCGTTTCCGGATATAGTCTACCATGTTGTTGACCTGTGCCAACAAATCCGTTTGTTCCAACTGTGGGGTGCTGCCGATCTTCCCGAACCGGTCGCTCACCAGTTTCAGCCGTTCCACATCTTTGGCCATTTCCCGGATCATATTGGTATCTGCCGGGGCATCCTTCAGTACTTCCACCCAACCTTCCAGGGAAGATACCGGCGTGCCCAACTGGTGTGCCGTTTCTTTCGCCATGCCTGCCCATAACTGGTTCTGCACCGAGCGGTTCCTGGTTTGAAGGGAAAGAACGGTAATGAGAATAAAGAGCGCAACGATGAAAAGTTGCACAATCGGGTAATATTCCACTTCGGCGAGCAGGAAGGAAGAACCATAATAATACCGGTTCATCTGCGTGGAATCAGAGGGGTTGATCCAGGTGATGGGGTCATTGTTGCTCCGGTACTTATTGAGTAAGGATGGAAGGTAATCGGGGCGGGTCCTTACTTTGAAGGTATCAATGTTCACGAAGCTGATGATGCTGTCGCGTTCATTTGTTTCAATGATGGGAATATCTGTATTGTCTGCGATCACCAGCCCTACCAGTTGGTTGCTGATGCCGGTGGAGTCGTTAATAAGGAGTTTGCCCGCTTCCACCCATTGCAGCACTTTTGTTCTTTCCCCACCCGCTATTTTCCTGGCCAGGTACTGGGAATACAGGATGGTGCCCGAAACAATGGCAATGGCGATGATGGCGAGCCAGGTGCGCCAATTCTGAAGAGTGGATAGCATCCGTAAAAATAATAGCTTTGCACATCATTTAAAAAACATAACCTGCGCATTTTGACGAGGCAACCATCAGTAGCAGTCGTAATATTGAACTGGAACGGAAAACACCATCTCGAAAAGTTCCTGCCCTTCCTGGAAGCGACAGGTTATCCCAGTATGGAGCTGATCGTGGCTGACAATGCTTCTTCCGATGCGTCAATAGATTTCCTTCAAGCCAATTATCCGCAGATCAGGCTGATCCGTCTTCCCGAAAACTATGGTTTCGCGAAAGGGTACAATGAAGCACTGAAACAGGTGGAAGCCGATTATTATGTATTGCTGAATTCCGATGTGGAGGTAACACCCAACTGGCTGGCGCCAATGGTCGAATTGCTGGAACAGGATGCGACCATTGCCGCCTGTCAGCCGGTAATCAAGATGTTCGCCGACAAAAACCGGTTCGAATACGCCGGTGCCGCTGGCGGTTGGATCGATGGACTGGGTTATCCTTTCGCACGTGGACGTGTTTTTGATTACTGTGAAATTGACACCGGACAATACCCCGATTCCGCACCCATTGGCTGGGCGGGCGGTGCCGCGTTGTTCATCCGTTCAACTGTTTACCGCGAGTCTGGAGGACTGGACCCCATTTTCTTCGCCCACCAGGAGGAGATAGACCTTTGCTGGCGCATCCAGCTGATGGGTTACCGGATCTATGTTTGCACCGCTTCGGTCGTGTACCATTTGGGCGGAGGCACGCTTCCCAAAGGAAATGAACGCAAGGTGTACCTGAATTTCAGGAACAACCTCATCATGCTCTGCAAAAACCTGCCTTACCATACGCTGGTGTACAAATTGCCCTTGCGCTTCGTACTGGATGGCATTTCCGCCTGGAAATCTTTGTTCGCCGGGCAGCGGGCCTATTTCATCGCCATCGTACAGGCCCACTGGTATGTGGTGCGCTGGATGCTGGGCAGCAAGAAAGGGAACCTTTTTCCCGTGAAACGCGGCAACCTTACAGCAGGTTGGTACAAGGGAAGCATTGTATATCAACACTTCGTAAAAGGAAAGAAAAAGTTCAGCGAAATATTTTTCTCGTAAAGGGTGTTCATATTTTGAACGGAACCTTTATTTTTGCACCGTAATCAAACAAGCACAATGGCACAGGAAATACAAGAACAACAGAGCCAGGATATTGCCAGCAACTGGGTGAACTCTTCCGTATTTTTATTTTACCTGAAGGTTTTTTGCATTCTGGCATTCGTGCTAGGTGGTTGCTACTCATTGTACCAGCACCGTTACAAGGGAACACCTGATGTGGCAGTGCCAGATAACACGCTGTATACACCAAAGTATAAATAGGTTTGAAAAAAAAGTGCAGGAAAAATTTTGAATTATTGAAACAAACCTTATCTTTGCACTCCCAAATCATTCAAACACAGTTCTTTATCAGTATGCGGAAGTAGCTCATTTGGTAGAGCACGACCTTGCCAAGGTCGGGGTGGCCGGTTCGAGCCCGGTCTTCCGCTCCAGGATTCCATCCGCAAAACGGATGGAATTTTTTTTGCGACAAAGTTTTTGAAGTATTTCATAACTGCATCGCTTAAACGAAGTTTCAGGTCGCAAGACCGGTTACACCCGGGTGGTGGAATTGGTAGACACGCCGGACTTAAAATCCTGTGGGCTGCAAGGCCCGTACGGGTTCGACTCCCGTCCCGGGTACATTCATCTCCTGAAAGGAGACAATAGGAACAGCTTAAAACTGTTCCTATTCTTTTTTACAGATGTTCCTGCTCTGCGAATCTTACCCTGAAGGCCTTCAAAAGGCGCAAGTATTTCATTGAAGGCAGTAACGCAAAGTGCGGTCTTCCCAATAAATTTAATCCATCCTCAAAGTTCCTTTGTTCATGAATTGAGTTATCTCTCCTGGTTCTTTTCCATCAGTTTCGCTTTTCTTTTTTTATCCAGGTATTCCCGTATCGGCATATCGGCCAGCACCATCACCAGGTAAGCCAATACCAGCACGAATATTGTTCCTCCAACAATGATGAAAATAAGGGTTATGCCATCCGGCTGATTATTGGTATAGTAGTTGCCGAATAGCCATAATACGGCATAGTGTGTCATATACAAAGGGTAGGATATTTTTCCTGAAAACAAACACAGTTTTCTGAATGACTTGTTTAAAACGGCTCCCGCGCCCAATGTGATCAGCAGTGGAAAATAACACAATACCACCAACAGTTCCGTTAGCCAGCTCCATGATGTGAAGGGTATCAGAAAAGCCAGGGCGAGCAATACGGCCAGGCCTGCGAAACCCAATTTGTTGCGGATGATCCAGTTGGAACGATGGATAAGAAGACCCGCAAGAAAAGAGTAGGCAATCCTTGCAAAGCCATCCAAAAAAGTCGGTCCACTCCATCCACCCAGCAAATTACCGGCGCGGTAGCTAACAAAAGATAACCCGATACCGGCAAGGATAACCAGTACCATCAGCGTATTTCGTTTGATTTTACAAAGCACCAGAGCATACGCTATATTGGCCGCATATTCCCAGAACAACGACCAGGATGGAGCATTTAGCCCGAAAAGGTTGAACCCACGCTCCGCCATTACCGGAAAGGGGATCAGCAGCGCAGAACATACAAACAGAAGGATGATGTTTCCGGCATTGTACAACTCAGGACTTCCTCCGAAAGGGTCAAACAAAAAAGCCAGCAAGCCCAGCACCGATCCGATCACCACCAATGGATGCAGCCGGATGGCGCGTGCTTTAAAAAACTCCAGGATGCCCATTCGTTGTATACGGTCGTCATAAGCATATCCGATCACGAAGCCTGAAAGGCAAAAGAAAAAGTCTACGGCCAGGAACCCGTGCGCGATAAAGTTCTTACTTAAATCAGGGTGAACCCATTCCATAAAATGAAAGACCACCACCGCCAGGGCGGCCACGCCCCTTAAGCCGTCCAGTATTTCGTAGTGAGATTTTGATATTGTTATTGTTGTGCCCGCCTGATTCATATTGCAATAATAAGTTGTTTCGGTTGGTGAAAAAGGTTGCCGGGGAATGGTATCGTTTGCGCAATTTTCAATAAGAATTATTCTTTTACACACCAGTACCAATCCCTAATTTGAAACGCATTCGGATAATCCTTATATCTTCGTAGGTATTTACCCCAGTTTCCCCCGTTAACCATTTGCTTATGGCAGTTGTAAAAATGAAGAATGCTCCGGTTGCTTTGTTGGATAGCGATAACCGTTGCCATGTAGCAGACTTCATTGCAAGCCTTTACCCCGTTTCGGACCAATATAAAAAATTGCTGAGCGACAAGATTTTCCTGCGTTCACTAAAGAAAGGAGAGATGCTGGTGAAGAAAGGAGAAGTGTGTTCTTTTATTTGTTTTATCCGCAGCGGACTGATCCGCGGATTCATTGAGTACAGCAAGGGCGACATCACCACCTGGATCAGTTGCGAAAATGAACTCGTTACTTCCATTACCGGCTTCTTTAAAAACCAGCCCGCCAAAGAGAACATCCAGGCCATCGAAAACTGTATCGTTGAATGTATTCACGCAGAGGACCTCATGTTGTTGTATGAACAATGTCCGGAACAACACATCATCACAAGGCTGGTACTGGAAAATTATTACCAGGACGCGGAAGCAAGAGCCTTTATCGCCCGTCTTCCCACGGCCATGGAGAAGTACGATGCGCTTTTTCTTTCCGATAGTTACCGGAACATTCTTCAGCGTGCGCCTCTAAAATATATTGCTTCCTTCCTGGGCATCCGGATCGAAACGCTGAGCAGGCTTCGTCAGCAGAAAAGCCAGGGGAAATAATGCTCAGGGCGTTGCCGCCGCTTTCTGAAAATAGTTGTGCATAAAGAGCAACTGGTATTGAACGGCGTTGAGCCAGTAAGCCCAGTTGTGTACCCCGGGACGCGTCAGGAAATCGTGGGGAATATTCCTGTATAAGAGCGCTTCATGGAGTTTCATATTCACGTCATAAAAAAAGTCGCCGGTGCCGCAATCGATCATGATGTCCAGTGCATTGGGCGTGAGCAGGTGCAATTGGTTCATCACGGTATGTTGCTCCCAGTATTCGGGATGTTCTGAATATTTCCCGATGCGTTTTGTCATTTCCCAATTGTTGGGGAAGGGCCTGATGTCTACGCCGCCACTCATACTTCCTGCCGCGCCAAACAGGTCCTGGTGCCGGAAAGCCAGGTACAGTGCGCCATGGCCACCCATGCTCAACCCGGTTATGGCCCTTCCTTTTCTATTGCTGATGGTGCTGAAAGCGGAGTCTATAAAAGGAATCAGTTCTTTTGTAATGTAGGTTTCGTATTGGTAGGATGGGTCGATAGGACTATCCCAGTACCAGCTGCTGAAACCGCCGTCCGGGCAAACGATCAGCATATTGTGCAGATCGGCTGCTTTCTCGAAGCCTTTGGCTTTGGAGAGCCACCCGGAATAATTATCGCTGTAACCATGGAGGAGGTACACTACGGGGATTTTAGCGCCTGGTTTGTAACCGGATGGTTTGATCACCGCCGCCTTGATGTGTTTTTTCATGGAAGGGCTGTAGGTAAGGAGGGTATCCACTGAAGCCGCGAAGGAAGAAGACTGGATAATTAAAAGGGCTATTGCCGGAAGGATGATTCTTTTAAATGAGTTGCTGCTCATGCCGAAGGTTTAAAAATGTAGTGTGTGTATAAATGATTAAATTACTGTTTCATCTAAATGCTATTACCATGGACCAACGTATCATCAATCTGTTCGACGAATATACGCATAAGCCGCTCAAACGCGATGAGTTCCTGCGTCGCCTGGCGGTGCTCACGGGAGGTATGGCCACGGCTTTGTCTATGCTCCCCAAACTGGAACTGAACTATTCCAATGCCGATACTACTTCGGAATACCAGGATAAGATCATTACTGAGCGGGTTACCTACCCAGGGAAAGATTGTACCATGAAAGGTTATCTCGCGCGCCCCAATTCAAAAGGGAAATTCGGAACAGTGGTGGTGATTCATGAGAACCGGGGGCTGAATCCACATATTGAAGATGTAACGCGCCGTGCGGCCCTGGCAGGGTTTCTGGCCCTGGCGCCCGATGCACTTGCGCCGCAAGGTGGTACACCGTCCAACGAAGAGGAGGCCCGTGGTTTGTTCGGAAAGATCGACAACGCGCAGAATCTTCAGAATTTCATCCTCGCTTTCGATTACCTGAAATCAAGGCCCGAGTCCAATGGGAAAGCAGGTTGCATAGGGTTTTGCTGGGGTGGGGCCATGGCCAATCAGCTCGCTGTTCATGTACCCGATCTGAAGGCCGCGGTACCTTTCTATGGCAGACAACCCGACGCTGCGGACGTGCCGAAAATTAAAGCTTTCGTGCAGCTGCACTACGGAGAAATGGATGAGAGAGTGAATGCCGGTATCCCCGCTTATGAAGCCGCTTTAAAGGCAGCCGGGATCAAATACGAATTGTTTATTTATAAAGGCGCGCAACATGCCTTCCACAACGATACCGCACCTACCCGCTACAATGAAGAGGCCGCAAAACTGGCCTGGGGCAGGGCAATGGAGCTGTTCAGAAAAACACTTTCCTGAGTTTTACTTTCTGGGATAAACAAAGAAGTCGGACCATTGTGATCCGACTTCTTTGTTTAGTATTACGCGTTGTTTAACGCTTGATCATTTTTAATGTTTCCATCGTTTTACCATCTCCATCGTTGATCCTGATGATGTACAGGCCCGACTTGATATTGGAAGGAATATTCAGTTTCACCTGTTGTGTGCCGGTTGAAAGTTGTTTCAGGTCCTGCTTCACAATAATTCTTCCGAACAGGTCACAAACCGTAACCACCATAGCCGGTGCGGGTTTGTTCAAACTGAAGCGGATATTGATCTCTGACGTGAAGGGGTTGGGGTACCCTGAAACACTACTGAGCACAAGCGCATCATGGTTGGCTTCCGGAGCAATATTCAACGCGGTGATCGATGCGGTGTTGGTGGTAACTGTTTCGGTAACAACTGGCGCCGTCGCGTTCAGGTTTGGTGCGCCTTCAATAGCCATTGCGTTCAGGTATCCGAAATTGGTAAGTCCGTAAACCGAAATCAGCACATTGCCATTGGCATCCGGAACCACGCCTTCAATTTTTACCGTATTGCTGGTATTGTTACCCGCATCCAGGGCCACGGATTTGTTGCCGATTTTATAACCTGTACTTACGCCGGTTTGCGGGTTCACCCTGCTGCCAAAGAATACGAAGCTGTATTTATGGGTAAGGGTAAGGCCGGAGATCATGATCTTCGCGGTATCAGCGTAGTTCAGGTAGTAGAAACTCTTCATTACATTGTCAGGGTACACTCCGGTATTGTTTCCGGTTGTAGTACCATAGATGTTGAAGCCACTGAACTCTTTCACGAGGTTAAAGTTGATACCTGTCGCCTGCCCCTGGTCATTCAGCATGTTGGGCAGCACGAAGCCTTCGGCCATAATGGTATTTGTGTTGTTCCAGTTGCCCAGTTGCGCGGGGGCATTTGGTGAGCCATCGTTCATGTTCAGGTTAATCACATAGGCCACCGTGCTTGCCGCCGCGGTATTACTGAACGGTGTTACGCCAGAGCTTACGGTTGCCCTTACCTGGTAGTACCTTACCGCGCCTGCAGACAGGCTGGCATCAGTGTAGGTAAGGGTGCCGGTGGGCACATCGCCTATTTTGCTGTAGCAAAAGTGAGATAAGTGATTGATTATTAAGGAATAAAGATCTTTGAAATACTGGAAACAACAGCGCCATTACTCTTTCGGGAGTAAGGCAGACAGGAAGGTAAATTAACAAGCGAACAAAATTCGATTAGACGTTAATTTTCTTAATTGAGGATTAAGTCAGATCAACAATTCATTTACAATGGAGAGTTTGATCCTGGCTCAGGATGAACGCTAGCGGCAGGCTTAATACATGCAAGTCGAGGGGCAGCGGGACCTAGCAATAGGTTGCCGGCGACCGGCAAACGGGTGCGGAACACGTACAGAACCTTCCTCAGAGCGGGGGATAGCCCAGAGAAATTTGGATTAATACCCCATAGTATTATTGGATGGCATCATTTAATAATTAAAGATTTATCACTCTGAGATGGCTGTGCGTCTGATTAGGTAGTTGGCGGGGTAATGGCCCACCAAGCCTTCGATCAGTAACTGGTGTGAGAGCACGACCAGTCACACGGGCACTGAGACACGGGCCCGACTCCTACGGGAGGCAGCAGTAAGGAATATTGGTCAATGGACGCAAGTCTGAACCAGCCATGCCGCGTGGAGGATGAAGGTCCTCTGGATTGTAAACTTCTTTTATTGGGGAAGAAATGCAGGTTTTCTAACTTGCTTGACGGTACTCAATGAATAAGCACCGGCTAACTCCGTGCCAGCAGCCGCGGTAATACGGAGGGTGCAAGCGTTATCCGGATTTACTGGGTTTAAAGGGAGCGCAGGCGGGCTGATAAGTCAGTGGTGAAATCCCCGAGCTTAACTTGGGAACTGCCATTGATACTATTGGTCTTGAATGTTGTGGAGGTAAGCGGAATATGTCATGTAGCGGTGAAATGCATAGATATGACATAGAACACCTATTGCGAAGGCAGCTTACTACGCAAATATTGACGCTGAGGCTCGAAAGCGTGGGGATCAAACAGGATTAGATACCCTGGTAGTCCACGCCCTAAACGATGATTACTCGACGTGCGCGATATTACAGTGCGCGTCTGAGCGAAAGCATTAAGTAATCCACCTGGGAAGTACGACCGCAAGGTTGAAACTCAAAGGAATTGACGGGGGTCCGCACAAGCGGTGGAGCATGTGGTTTAATTCGATGATACGCGAGGAACCTTACCTGGGCTAGAATGCATTTTGACCGCCGGTGAAAGCTGGTTTTGTAGCAATACACAGAATGTAAGGTGCTGCATGGCTGTCGTCAGCTCGTGCCGTGAGGTGTTGGGTTAAGTCCCGCAACGAGCGCAACCCCCATCTTTAGTTGCCATCAGGTAATGCTGGGAACTCTAAAGAAACTGCCGTCGTAAGACGCGAGGAAGGAGGGGATGATGTCAAGTCATCATGGCCTTTATGCCCAGGGCTACACACGTGCTACAATGGGGAGGACAAAGAGCAGCCACTTGGCGACAAGGCGCAAATCTCAAAAACCTCTTCTCAGTTCAGATCGCAGTCTGCAACTCGACTGCGTGAAGCTGGAATCGCTAGTAATCGTATATCAGCAATGATACGGTGAATACGTTCCCGGACCTTGTACACACCGCCCGTCAAGCCATGGAAGCCGGGTGTACCTAAAGTCGGTAACCGCAAGGAGCCGCCTAGGGTAAAACTGGTAACTGGGGCTAAGTCGTAACAAGGTAGCCGTACCGGAAGGTGCGGCTGGAATACCTCCTTTTTAGAGCTTATTTACGTTTTTTGTTTAGTCTGTTGTTTCCGGGATTTTCAAACCTGATTTTAAGATAGTTCTTAGAAAGAGACAGGTAGTAAGCCTCTGGTGTTGAGGCTCCGGTCCTAACTAGATCCGTAGCTCAGCCTGGTTAGAGCACTACACTGATAATGTAGGGGTCACCAGTTCAAATCTGGTCGGGTCTACGAAGTGGGAGACCACTTAAATAGTTCTTAGAAAGTAATTGAGTAGAGACAGAGTGTGTGCGTAAGGGTGTGAATCTGTTAGTATGGGGGATTAGCTCAGCTGGCTAGAGCACCTGCCTTGCACGCAGGGGGTCAACGGTTCGAATCCGTTATCCTCCACCAAAAAAGAGTTGGTGCTGTTTTGAAAGTATTGATGAGAAATGGAAAACTTCCATGTTCAGCCGTGTCGCAACGGATCATCAGCGAATCTGAGGGTTTAGTCCTGAAAGATAAAGTTCTTTGACATATTGGGAAAACAAAGTTGTAAACCTAGAGAATACAATGAGTGTCCGTGATGACACTTTAAATAAACATCTTAGTAACTTTTTTAAAGCGAATAAGGGCGCATGGTGGATGCCTAGGCTCTAAGAGGCGATGAAGGA encodes the following:
- a CDS encoding alpha/beta hydrolase family protein — protein: MSSNSFKRIILPAIALLIIQSSSFAASVDTLLTYSPSMKKHIKAAVIKPSGYKPGAKIPVVYLLHGYSDNYSGWLSKAKGFEKAADLHNMLIVCPDGGFSSWYWDSPIDPSYQYETYITKELIPFIDSAFSTISNRKGRAITGLSMGGHGALYLAFRHQDLFGAAGSMSGGVDIRPFPNNWEMTKRIGKYSEHPEYWEQHTVMNQLHLLTPNALDIMIDCGTGDFFYDVNMKLHEALLYRNIPHDFLTRPGVHNWAYWLNAVQYQLLFMHNYFQKAAATP
- a CDS encoding HAMP domain-containing sensor histidine kinase, yielding MLSTLQNWRTWLAIIAIAIVSGTILYSQYLARKIAGGERTKVLQWVEAGKLLINDSTGISNQLVGLVIADNTDIPIIETNERDSIISFVNIDTFKVRTRPDYLPSLLNKYRSNNDPITWINPSDSTQMNRYYYGSSFLLAEVEYYPIVQLFIVALFILITVLSLQTRNRSVQNQLWAGMAKETAHQLGTPVSSLEGWVEVLKDAPADTNMIREMAKDVERLKLVSDRFGKIGSTPQLEQTDLLAQVNNMVDYIRKRATGKVQFEVSAPEHTLLNAEVSPPLFDWVMENLLKNALDAMDGKGNITVTLLPEGRNIIIEVRDSGKGIPRQHWQKVFAPGFTTKKRGWGLGLSLTKRIVEQFHNGRIFVKQSDASTGTTFRIEMPIQASQEKKSGKAR
- a CDS encoding glycosyltransferase family 2 protein, which codes for MTRQPSVAVVILNWNGKHHLEKFLPFLEATGYPSMELIVADNASSDASIDFLQANYPQIRLIRLPENYGFAKGYNEALKQVEADYYVLLNSDVEVTPNWLAPMVELLEQDATIAACQPVIKMFADKNRFEYAGAAGGWIDGLGYPFARGRVFDYCEIDTGQYPDSAPIGWAGGAALFIRSTVYRESGGLDPIFFAHQEEIDLCWRIQLMGYRIYVCTASVVYHLGGGTLPKGNERKVYLNFRNNLIMLCKNLPYHTLVYKLPLRFVLDGISAWKSLFAGQRAYFIAIVQAHWYVVRWMLGSKKGNLFPVKRGNLTAGWYKGSIVYQHFVKGKKKFSEIFFS
- a CDS encoding Crp/Fnr family transcriptional regulator produces the protein MAVVKMKNAPVALLDSDNRCHVADFIASLYPVSDQYKKLLSDKIFLRSLKKGEMLVKKGEVCSFICFIRSGLIRGFIEYSKGDITTWISCENELVTSITGFFKNQPAKENIQAIENCIVECIHAEDLMLLYEQCPEQHIITRLVLENYYQDAEARAFIARLPTAMEKYDALFLSDSYRNILQRAPLKYIASFLGIRIETLSRLRQQKSQGK
- a CDS encoding T9SS type A sorting domain-containing protein, translated to MPTGTLTYTDASLSAGAVRYYQVRATVSSGVTPFSNTAAASTVAYVINLNMNDGSPNAPAQLGNWNNTNTIMAEGFVLPNMLNDQGQATGINFNLVKEFSGFNIYGTTTGNNTGVYPDNVMKSFYYLNYADTAKIMISGLTLTHKYSFVFFGSRVNPQTGVSTGYKIGNKSVALDAGNNTSNTVKIEGVVPDANGNVLISVYGLTNFGYLNAMAIEGAPNLNATAPVVTETVTTNTASITALNIAPEANHDALVLSSVSGYPNPFTSEINIRFSLNKPAPAMVVTVCDLFGRIIVKQDLKQLSTGTQQVKLNIPSNIKSGLYIIRINDGDGKTMETLKMIKR
- a CDS encoding acyltransferase, with the translated sequence MNQAGTTITISKSHYEILDGLRGVAALAVVVFHFMEWVHPDLSKNFIAHGFLAVDFFFCLSGFVIGYAYDDRIQRMGILEFFKARAIRLHPLVVIGSVLGLLAFLFDPFGGSPELYNAGNIILLFVCSALLIPFPVMAERGFNLFGLNAPSWSLFWEYAANIAYALVLCKIKRNTLMVLVILAGIGLSFVSYRAGNLLGGWSGPTFLDGFARIAYSFLAGLLIHRSNWIIRNKLGFAGLAVLLALAFLIPFTSWSWLTELLVVLCYFPLLITLGAGAVLNKSFRKLCLFSGKISYPLYMTHYAVLWLFGNYYTNNQPDGITLIFIIVGGTIFVLVLAYLVMVLADMPIREYLDKKRKAKLMEKNQER
- a CDS encoding dienelactone hydrolase family protein, with the translated sequence MDQRIINLFDEYTHKPLKRDEFLRRLAVLTGGMATALSMLPKLELNYSNADTTSEYQDKIITERVTYPGKDCTMKGYLARPNSKGKFGTVVVIHENRGLNPHIEDVTRRAALAGFLALAPDALAPQGGTPSNEEEARGLFGKIDNAQNLQNFILAFDYLKSRPESNGKAGCIGFCWGGAMANQLAVHVPDLKAAVPFYGRQPDAADVPKIKAFVQLHYGEMDERVNAGIPAYEAALKAAGIKYELFIYKGAQHAFHNDTAPTRYNEEAAKLAWGRAMELFRKTLS